The DNA region caaGATTTACTGCCACTCCATCGGCGACTGGGGCCACTCCGCGGGGACCGTCATCGGTGAGTCTCTTtcctctctttctctctcccctaTGCGGTCACggacagagacagagaggaGACAGGGGCGAGCAGGCACACGCACACATCtacacacgcacgcaccgcGACAGGAGCACAAGGGCGCCGGGCTAACTcttgctactactactcctcCCAGGCATGACCAACCTCCAAGACAAGGTCCCCGTGCTGGGCGACCTGCCGCTCCTCCCACGCACCTGGTACAGCATCGAGCTCATGGCCCGGCACTACGTCCCCGAGCGCAACGCCACGCTGTCCTTCCCCCTCGAGGAGGACGTCTACtgggtcgacggcgagggggacggcgaggggagCTTCGAGTGGGTGTACGGCCGCCAGGAGCGCTTCCACCTCGTGCGGCCCAAGGCCGAGTGGCTGCAAGAGGAGCTCTAGGCGCGCCTCAAGCCCATGATTGATTATGCTTTACATTTGCTTCTGTCTGGGATATTGCGCTGTGCGACATGGCCGTCCATCAAGTGTACCATCGCTTCTTCCAATtaccaccgccgcccagagcTCATTTGCTCGATCTGCCATCAAAATCGCGTCAGAAGCTGTGTGCCGTCCACAGCCATGCCAGGCGGCAAGCGGCCGACCTTATGTCGAGCCAATGTGCCCATGTGGCGAGAGGATTCCCTTTACactgcctccctcccacgTCTCCAGTTCACAACGACTCTTGCTCCGATCCTGCAATGCCGTCCGACTCCGTGTCCACCCCCGAGCCCTCCTCGGCACCATCCTTCGTGTCCTCCCCTTCATCCGAGTCCGAGCCGTAGCCCTCAGCCACGAGCAACTCAAGATCGTCCACAGTATGGACCGAGTACAGCCCTCCCGACGACATGTACTCGGCAGGCTCGACGTACGGGGCAGAGATCTACTCAGCTGAGCCGCTGTCCAGCTCACGCCAGTCCTCAACGTCCATCACCAGCCTGTTCTGCACGACGGCGTTGAAAAACACCCCTCGCATGTGCTCCAGCGGCCGCTTCATCCTCCCGTCCGCGAGCCGCCTGACGAACAGAGTGGACATGCCGGGGGATTCAAAGTACCAGGGcgtcccgtcggcgtcgtcgacgtacTTTGCCATGGCTTCGTCGCagaggccgatgacggaGTCGATCTGATCCGTGGTAatgagcggccgcggccaccgcaCCATGCGTGCCCACAGCCGAGAGCCGAGCAGCCAGCTTTGCTCCCACAGCTGCTCACGCGCGTGTGGGTAGACGAGCGTCAGGTCCTTGCCCGAGTTGACGTCGGCCAAGTGCTGGGCCGCGCCCGTCAGCAGCCGCAGGAAGCGGTTCACGCCGCTGCTgatggcctcgtcttcgaaCCACATCCCCAGGTCCGAGATGGGCTCCCCTAGCGCCTTAAGCCGTCCCGTGAGCAGGCTGCCGCGGACAGACAACTCGCGGGTCCAGAAGGAGCGTTGTATGAGTTGGAGCATCTCCGGGGAGTGCCTGACTTTGGGTagagcctcgaggccgatgccCTCGGTGATGCGCCACACCTGCGTGGCCACCTCCGTCCGCATGGCGACCTGCTCGGGATTGAACCGCAATGGAGAGGGGCCATTCCGCCTGGGCCAGCATCTGTTGAACTTGAGAGCAAGCTGCCGCCAGAACCACTCCGGATTGTGGGCCCTGGCGTACACTTCGGCGAGTTGGTTGACGTGGTCGGCCAGCCTGAGGAATTCCAGCTGCAGCGTCTTTCGGTCCAGAAACTGATCGACGACTACCCACGGGGCGTCTGTTACCTGGGAGAACAGGTCTATCGTGCGTCCAATATCAGATGGGTGGATGCGCAGCATGGCCAGCGTGATGAACGCCACGTCCATGTTGGCCGGGTAGACGCACGTCTTGCAAAGCTTCTTGATGATCCATGCTTGGGACTCGAGGTAGACTCtgcgggcgtggcgcgagGCTCTCAGGACGTTTTCGACGGCTCCCAGACTGTTGAGACTCGTAAGGATTGTGAGGATGACATCCGTAGGCAGTGCATCGAAAAAGCAGGACGGGTTGTCGGCAACAGGAAGGGTCGAGACTGCTGTCGCCATGGTGACGGCTCTAAAGATTCTTCTCTTGTGATATGGCTGCCAGatgcccgctgctgcttcgctGATATGAATGATGTGAAGAGCGATTCCAAGGGCGGTTTGGCGATTGCATCGACGCAAGACTGCGCTGGACTGTGCAATGCTCCCCAAGACAATAGCGATACGGGTGGCAAGGAAGACAATGGCGAAGTGGACTGGGCTTGGCCATGTCCGCGTGGCAAAGTCATAACATGGGACGAGATGGCGGACATGGGGCAGGATCGCTACACACCGACAGTAGTAGTGGGCaggcgacagcggcagctTCGGCAAGTGGCAATCGCGACAAGAATGGCACTCGGTCCCAGACGAGCAAGGCTGACAATTGACAACTCCTAAACAGTACAGTCCGCTTCCCCTTCGGCCCATTTACATTCCCACAAGCCCCATCCCCGCCCCGTCCGCTGTGTTGCAAGATCCGATAACTCCATTTGCAAGACCCAAAACTACATCCAGATTGCGGCAAAAGGATCCAACACCATCCTACCCCCCCTcaggcccgcggcgtccCGGAACCGCTGCCCGAGTCGCGCTccgctggctgctgctgctgctgctgcttcttctccttgcggCCCTTGATGATGAACTCGGCCATGATCTGGATATGGTCGGCGGGGAAGTGCCAGTTGGGGAAGGCCGGCATGCGCTTCAGGTACGCCGCGTCAGGCGGGCCCAGGAGGTCCACCACCTCGAGCGTGTTGGTTGAGTACCAGATGTAATCAATGACATCGACGAAGCCCGGGGTGTAGTTGGTAAagggcagctcgtcggcggtgccCTTGATGTGCGCGTATGCGTCCCGTAGGCTGAAGGGgtgctcgatgccgtcgcgcgtGAAGCTACCGTAGTGGTAGTTGCTGAGCTCCAGGTGGTCCGGCGGTACTCGGCCCATAGACATGAGCTCGTACACGGACGAGTCCTCGGTTGAGTTGAAGTCGCCGCACACGAGCAGCGGAATCTCCGTGTTGGATCGGTACTCCTGGCTCGGGCCGGGCTccgcctgcggcggcggcggcggatcgccatcgtcgcccccTGGCACTGTTATCATCTTCTTGTCCTTAACCGGCGCCCATCGGGCGTACTTTTCCGCCAGCTTGGTTACGTGCTCCATCAGAATACCCGTCTGGATAACCTTGACGTCCGCAAGCGCCGAGTCCCACGTAAGGTGCACATTGACGAGTATCAGGCGAGCGCCCGTCAGCCGCGACTCGAGGAAACAGATGATAGCGATGTTGTCCTTGGGCATGACACGGTTGAAGACGTCGTGCTGGTTCTTCATGTCCGGTCGGTTGATGGCAATGGATGCAAACTCAATAAGCTGCTTGTCCAGCAAGATGTACTTGCTACCCTTGTAGAACATGGCGCACCCGTCGACAGTCTGCGCGTCCTTCTCCGACATGGTCCGCGCGCGCGATTTGGGCCAGTGGACGCCCTTGTAGTCCATCTGTGCCAGTGCGGGGCTGAGATCCTCCTTGAAGGCGTCGGTTGAAACTTCTTGGAGCGCGAGAAAGTCGGCatcgcgcagccgcagctcctccagaaTGCAGCTCTTGCGGTACTCCCAGTTGAGTGCGCGTGTCGGCGTGTAGCCATACGTCGAGGCCGTTGCATACTTGTCGCACAACACGTTCCACGAAAATACCTTGACCCGCTCGAGATTTTGTGACACGTCCTCCTGGATCACAATCTCCTTGCGCGGGGTCGGAGGCGGGGGCACTGACCAGACGTTAGCAGGAGTCACGGGCCAACAGGCCGCAAACGGTCGAAGGTTGAACTTACTCGGCGCTCCTTCTCGCAGGGCGTTGATGATGCTCTTGGTGCCCTTTTCCACGATCTCCTGCTTGAGATTAGGTTCTAAAGGGTttccctcgacgccgagcatATCGAGCAGGTGCAACGATCCGAGCTCGAAGGGTAGTTCCGATATTTGGTTGTTGAAAAGCAGGAGCTGCTTAAGATACGTGCACATGCCGAGCTCCGGGGGCAGCTCCGAGATCTGGTTGTACGAGGCGTCCAGATGGCGAAGCTGCCGCAGCTCTCCAATCTCCTTGGGCAATCGCATGAGCTTATTCGAGGCGATGTAGAGCTCGCTCAGAAATTGGTAGCGGAACAGCTCTGGGGCGAGGTTGCGGAGGCCCTGGCCGCTCATGTCCATGTTGTGCCAGTCCTGCCGACGTGCCTCGCGCTCAAGATTAtacggccgccgccggtcgtCCGCCTCATTCTCGCCGTCCGCCTGTGTCTTGACCgtggaaggcggcggcccgcctaTGCCACGATTCTCTGACGCCTTGAGGCGGGCGTAGTAGTGGGGCTGTTGCTGGTCAGTCATGGCCGAGTgggcgcgctcggcctccttATGCATCCGCAGCTGCTCTTGCCACATCTCGTTAGGGgggccctgcgcgccgcgcgccgcggccgagtgTCCGTTGGGcatgccgccggccccgaACGCGTTGGAGCCGGACATGACGCCAGAGGCGAAGGTGGAGTGGTGATTGAGGCCATTGGAGCTCGGCATGCCGTGGTCATGCTGCAggccatgatgctgctgaggctgagacgggtgctggtgctggggGTGCTGCTGGTAGTTGTACAGCAGGCTGGGCATCCCGCGTCCCGCCCCATTCAGCCGGGCATTGTGCCCCTGCTGATGGTTCTGGGAGTACATGAGGGCGTCGTCTATCGCGCGTAAGGGCCAGCCGGTGGTAATGGTGGCGGTAGTAGGTGCGGCGGAGGCGAAGgagggccggcggcgtcaagtcCGTAACGCGTTGGGGCTAGGAGGAGTCGTCTTCGCGGTCGTCGAGCCActgcgtcgcggccgggCCGGCATCTATCTCCTGCCTGACGGAAGTGGGGGGAGGCTGGAAAGTGGGTTCGATGGCGGGCAGTCAGGGCCTGGTCGACGTGCGCCTCGCGTGGAGCTCGAAAGGAGGGACAGAGGATGGAGCTCGCGTCTTCGCATGGGTCGAGGGGCGACGGCAACCGCT from Purpureocillium takamizusanense chromosome 3, complete sequence includes:
- a CDS encoding uncharacterized protein (EggNog:ENOG503PZVN) — encoded protein: MATAVSTLPVADNPSCFFDALPTDVILTILTSLNSLGAVENVLRASRHARRVYLESQAWIIKKLCKTCVYPANMDVAFITLAMLRIHPSDIGRTIDLFSQVTDAPWVVVDQFLDRKTLQLEFLRLADHVNQLAEVYARAHNPEWFWRQLALKFNRCWPRRNGPSPLRFNPEQVAMRTEVATQVWRITEGIGLEALPKVRHSPEMLQLIQRSFWTRELSVRGSLLTGRLKALGEPISDLGMWFEDEAISSGVNRFLRLLTGAAQHLADVNSGKDLTLVYPHAREQLWEQSWLLGSRLWARMVRWPRPLITTDQIDSVIGLCDEAMAKYVDDADGTPWYFESPGMSTLFVRRLADGRMKRPLEHMRGVFFNAVVQNRLVMDVEDWRELDSGSAE
- the CCR4 gene encoding Poly(A)-specific ribonuclease (COG:K~EggNog:ENOG503NVSK~BUSCO:EOG09260WGT) codes for the protein MYSQNHQQGHNARLNGAGRGMPSLLYNYQQHPQHQHPSQPQQHHGLQHDHGMPSSNGLNHHSTFASGVMSGSNAFGAGGMPNGHSAAARGAQGPPNEMWQEQLRMHKEAERAHSAMTDQQQPHYYARLKASENRGIGGPPPSTVKTQADGENEADDRRRPYNLEREARRQDWHNMDMSGQGLRNLAPELFRYQFLSELYIASNKLMRLPKEIGELRQLRHLDASYNQISELPPELGMCTYLKQLLLFNNQISELPFELGSLHLLDMLGVEGNPLEPNLKQEIVEKGTKSIINALREGAPMPPPPTPRKEIVIQEDVSQNLERVKVFSWNVLCDKYATASTYGYTPTRALNWEYRKSCILEELRLRDADFLALQEVSTDAFKEDLSPALAQMDYKGVHWPKSRARTMSEKDAQTVDGCAMFYKGSKYILLDKQLIEFASIAINRPDMKNQHDVFNRVMPKDNIAIICFLESRLTGARLILVNVHLTWDSALADVKVIQTGILMEHVTKLAEKYARWAPVKDKKMITVPGGDDGDPPPPPQAEPGPSQEYRSNTEIPLLVCGDFNSTEDSSVYELMSMGRVPPDHLELSNYHYGSFTRDGIEHPFSLRDAYAHIKGTADELPFTNYTPGFVDVIDYIWYSTNTLEVVDLLGPPDAAYLKRMPAFPNWHFPADHIQIMAEFIIKGRKEKKQQQQQQPAERDSGSGSGTPRA